In a genomic window of Gossypium arboreum isolate Shixiya-1 chromosome 7, ASM2569848v2, whole genome shotgun sequence:
- the LOC108485141 gene encoding uncharacterized protein LOC108485141: MSALLFTKSTLTRSKDEVYVAAVALRATKGPAQLLMSTAYSLSVWDLQHFMVIIKPSSPLLSQAIVFDFQPEDPENIYTALAALSGRAVPGVVLTRKLRKLPRSRCWFVGYAEGNAVDKAYDFNNTWEVDLRIGLHDCRDYTNGLVEQLTGEKLVLEHLRRRNGGQS; the protein is encoded by the exons ATGTCAGCTCTTCTATTCACAAAATCAACTCTGACAAGAAGCAAAGATGAAGTTTATGTGGCAGCAGTGGCACTAAGAGCTACAAAGGGACCGGCCCAGCTTTTGATGTCAACTGCTTACTCCCTCAGTGTCTGGGACTTGCAACACTTCATGGTCATCATCAAACCctcttctcctctcctttctcag GCCATTGTCTTTGATTTTCAACCTGAAGATCCAGAGAACATATACACGGCACTTGCTGCTCTGTCTGGTAGAGCAGTACCAG GAGTTGTTCTTACAAGGAAGTTAAGGAAGCTGCCGAGGAGCAGATGTTGGTTCGTTGGATATGCTGAAGGGAATGCTGTTGATAAGGCCTATGACTTCAACAACACATGGGAGGTTGATTTGAGAATTGGGCTTCATGACTGTCGAGATTATACAAATG GTTTGGTTGAACAGCTGACTGGTGAAAAACTTGTGTTGGAGCATCTGAGAAGGAGAAATGGTGGTCAAAGTTAA